The following coding sequences lie in one Flagellimonas eckloniae genomic window:
- a CDS encoding class I SAM-dependent methyltransferase: MKKNIAIFEGNRANNYDDFAAKWIPNYDYYIDMLPKLLNHTDEKNALIVGCSTGNEMKALAQSSEDWSLTGVDPSPEMIALAKEKLRAFSTIELFTGKLEHFKNTTFFNAATLSLVLHFIKYPKDKLALLQQVEKRLKPGSPFIIMGIFGNGEQLRTNLEVLELLLENTVAQKEIDERFTRIKKELHRTSEEELKKLLVRAGFKPPTRFFQTSIYSAWITHKID; this comes from the coding sequence ATGAAAAAGAACATTGCCATATTCGAAGGAAACAGAGCCAATAACTACGATGATTTTGCGGCAAAGTGGATTCCCAACTACGATTATTATATCGATATGTTGCCAAAGCTGCTGAACCACACAGACGAAAAGAACGCCCTGATAGTGGGCTGTAGCACGGGCAATGAGATGAAAGCCTTGGCCCAATCTTCAGAGGACTGGTCGCTCACCGGTGTAGATCCTTCTCCGGAAATGATTGCCTTGGCCAAGGAAAAATTAAGAGCTTTCAGTACTATCGAATTGTTTACGGGCAAGCTCGAACACTTTAAGAACACTACTTTTTTCAATGCAGCAACGCTATCTCTCGTCTTACACTTTATAAAATATCCGAAGGATAAATTGGCATTGTTACAGCAAGTCGAAAAACGTTTGAAACCCGGCTCTCCATTCATAATTATGGGGATTTTTGGGAATGGCGAACAGTTGAGAACCAATTTGGAAGTACTCGAACTTTTATTGGAAAACACAGTAGCCCAAAAGGAAATCGATGAACGTTTCACAAGGATAAAAAAAGAATTGCATCGCACAAGTGAAGAAGAATTAAAGAAGTTATTGGTTCGTGCTGGCTTTAAGCCACCGACCCGTTTTTTCCAAACCTCTATTTACAGTGCTTGGATAACTCATAAAATTGATTGA